The Oryzias latipes chromosome 9, ASM223467v1 region atctccatcatcatcatcatcttcatcatcatcttcatcatctcaggatcttcatcatctccatcatcttcatcatctcaggatcttcatcatctcatcatctccatcatctcagcatcttcatcatcatcatcatctcagcatcttcatcatctcatcatctccatcatcatcatctcatcatcttcatcatcatcatctcatcatctcatcatcttcatcatctcatcatcttcatcttcatcatcttagcatcttcatcatctcagcatcttcatcatctcaTCATCTTAATCATCTTcatctcagcatcttcatcatcatcatcatctcatcatcttcatctcatcttcatcatcttcatcatcatcttcatcatctctgcctcttcatcatcatcatcatctcatcttcatcatctcagcatcttcatcatcttcatcatctcagcatcttcatcatcttcatcatctccatcatcttcatcatctcagcatcttcatcatctcagcatcttcatcatcatctcagcatcttcatcatctcatcatctccatcatctcatcatcttcatcatctcagcatcttcatcatcatcatcatctcagcatcttcatcatctcatcatctccatcatcatcatctcatcatcttcatcatcatcatctcatcatctcatcatcttcatcatctcatcatcttcatcttcatcatcttagcatcttcatcatctcagcatcttcatcatctcaTCATCTTAATCATCTTcatctcagcatcttcatcatcatcatcatctcatcatcttcatctcatcttcatcatcttcatcatcatcttcatcatctctgcctcttcatcatcatcatcatctcatcttcatcatctcagcatcttcatcatcttcatcatctccatcatgtccatcatcttcatcatctccatcatcttcatcatctcagcatcttcatcatctcagcatcttcatcatcatctcagcatcttcatcatctcatcatctccatcatctcatcatcttcatcatctcagcatcttcatcatcttcatcatcttcatctctgcctcttcatcatcatcatcatcatctctgcCTCTGAACCACCATCTCTGATTCGTCTACAGTGAATCTTACCGGGGACTGAGCTTTGGAGAAGTTGACGTGTGCATAAAGCAGCACGGCGATGTCCTTATGCCCCGCCTCCAGAGCGATGGACAGAGCGCTGCTGCCGTCCTGAAACCACAGAACCGGAGATCAACATCTGCTGGACTCGGAGGATCAAACCTTCGGCGGGGGAGCCACGCCCCCTTAGACTCACGCCGTCGCTGAGCGTGGCGTCGCAGCCGGGCTGAGCCAGCAGCAGCTTCACGATCTCCACGTGTCCGTGCTCGCTGGCGCACATCAGCGCCGTGGAACCCTCGTCGTCCTGGACGTTGACGTCGGCGCCGTGGGCCAGCAGCGCACGGACCATGTCCATCCTGCCGTGACTGACCGCCAGCATGAGCCCCGTCTGACCCGCCTGCGCAGAGAGGAGGGGcgttcaaacaggaagtgactcaGAGGATTCAAACCCGCGAGTGTTGAGGTGAAAGTGGAGGTTTGGTCAGGAACTAAAGGAACCGGAGGAGCAAAGCTTCTCCTTCCAGGAGGTTTTGGTGACATTAACAGCTTTGATGTGACGTCCAGCTGCAGCATGAAAGGTTAGAAACCCGCCTGTCTGATCTGGGAAAGTCCAGTCCAATCAGCAGTTTTTAGgaataatctaaaaaaatatttcaatttttgaCGAGACTAATTGATCCTGAATGAGGCCCAGTACCAGAACCCGGCAAACTGGTACCAGTACAGATGCATTCAGTACCACCAGTACCGTATAAAACAACGATCACTGAGCTTCATTCATCCTCGTTTGTTTCCTGTTCAGTTTTGCTTCAGTTATTGATTGTGGGCGACTCATAAGAATGGGTGGGGCCTTGATGGTGGGCGGAGCTTTAGTGACAACACTGAAGcgaaagttctgcagaacttcaCAGCAGAAGGTTCTGATGGATCCGAGCACCGCATAGATGAAAAAAGGCTCTCCTTCACGCTGCTTCAGCACACTTTCATGTTTACAGGAAAAAGTGAAGCGTTTCACCGATGCGGGCGCCGTTCAGGCGCCAAAACCATTTCCAAAGGACCGGTTCAGCACCGGCACCGGCTGAAATCCAAACGGTACCCGTCCCAAACCTCACCTACAGTGGTTCACATGGATTACCTGACCACCAGGTGGTGCTAAAATGTCAACGTGCTTTGTGTTCTGCTGAGCTTCGGCGTCTCACCTGGCTGGCTCGGGCGTTCACGTCTCCCTTTCCGAAAAGCTCCTCCACCACGCTCATGTCTTTGGGCGTCTCCACGGCTGCCAGCGCGGCGAGCATGATGGGCGTGTAGCCCGCCTTGTTCTGCTGGTTGACGTTACACACGTctgaaagacaaacacacacatgtatgcatgcatgtgtgtttgcacaGCAGCCAGGCTGACACACACGCAGCTGCAGATATTCCGCAGAACCGGACGTTTCTGTGGACACCAGgagaatttcatgtttttcacattaaaagacTTTTCTACTGAAATATTTGAGACTTTGAATTCCATTTAatctttgaatttaaaaatgtaatatttagcACCAAAAAGTTGAACTGCATCCAGTATTAATCAGTTATGATGGCAAAATGGCGCCCCCGTGTGGATAATTCAGGTTAAAACCGTCTTAAGGcgcgtacacaccgggacgaatattcgccagccgttattcaccagcgtttttcgccatgttttttgtgttcacacccaggcgatttttgctgacgatgagccgagtgaacatgcaatttcattccctgacattagatggcgcttaatgtaaacagaatactcctgtacacaaggtggcgctgcgcaactttacgcttcttaaagtcgcttttcactcagaagaagagagcaagtatttacgcgcttgtcagaatcaaacaaagaaaacatgaatatttcaagcaccagtagctccagttccagagatgaagaaattattgttctgttgatgatgaaagacgccggaaaagacgccgattttgggtacatcccatagttacgagaagagaagaacatggggagttttatcgactggtacaagagctgaaaatggatcatgagcgttttcgggatattttagaatgtccgtcagtgagtgcttcttcttcgtcttatttcttcgcggcagtgttgacgctacttggcgtctatcttcttcgctggtatgtgtgctcagcaaggcagttttgtgtttgagcgcccccaagttgtgttttactgtaacttcagaagctccagacacgtgtgcaaaagcgccattctcattggtcgaatgaCTTTTGACGCGGTGcggcaaaccaaaaaaacgaacccgaggcaaCTAGAAGGAGCAGCActtccagaagaaaatacagggttgatgctgtactgctgaatgaagatgaaacttaaaggagaataattggaaaaaattatcaaagttgaccataaataaaatgaaaacagcacaataacaaaaaagatgtttgtagatatgttcattttagtatttttctattgaactctttgtattcgtgatccttttgatttcatgttttacttcgaagcccatcgagacgactgttgttgtgattttgggctatacaaataaaattgaattgaattgaatttgtgtaaaatgccagcgagcttctgcaacaaggattccccatggatttaaatggaggcagaaatcctggaatatctggaaaagttcaaggatttgaagaaccaaaagtcaaagttggaaaaagctgaaagagctgaacatttgaatagttgaatggttgaaataggTGAAAAACTGTAGGAGGAGTTCAGCGGcaaaaaatggtggaagattctagaataaagaaagagaaacaggaaaacgatGGGATGAATGATTTATAGCATCaaccataaaaacaaagacaacaaaaagatTCACCAAAGCAGGAAAGGAGACAAAACCATCGCGTCAGAGAGAAAAAGACTgaaacgttttgttttctggattcAGACACGTCTGCTCTGTGATGCATTCAGGCGTCCAGCGTTCTGTTGGACACTACAACGCTCAGCAGAAACTAACCAGAAACATCCGCTCCTCACCTGCGTCCAGCAGCGTCTTCACCACCTGGAAGTTGGAGTGAGACACGCTGTAGTGCAGCGCCGTGTTGCCGTTGCCGTCCGCCATGTTGACGATGTACCGCAGCACGGCCGGCGAGACGGCCTCAAACCGCCTCAGGTAGTCGTCCACCATGGCGGCCAGCGCCGCCTTCTGGCTGGAGACGCGGAACCACTCGTGCTGCAGCGTGTTGATGCAGGCTCTCTGatgggggaggggaggggaggggtcaggCGTGAAACCAGGAGACCAAAAACCTTCAGGGGGGGGGGCGCTCCTCACCAGGTCTTTACCGCTCACGGCGTTGGGGTCGTCCAGGTGGGCCTTGAGCACGCCGCACGCCACCGCCATCTTCTCACTGAGCTCATAGCTGAAACACAAACGGGAACGCCGCAGTTAAAAGAAAGAACGTCCCGCCAGCAGGAACGCCACGGAGACGGAAAAAGAGGCTGGAAGATTCATAAATGAATGATTTGAGGGGAAAGCCTCCGTCTCTGGATGTTTATTCAGAAAAACATGTCAATCATCGTGAACAGCAAGATACTCAGGTCAATGTTCGGTCAGAGATCGCAGATTCACGATCTTTATCGATATAGGAGAGCATAGAAGACAAAAAACACTTCAGGAACTTCAATCATCGCTCTGAACTTCAGAATGAtaataaagcaaaaactaaacaaacgGAACGCACTGCTGACACAGGAAGGTAATAAACCTTCAAAGTAAAGTATCAGTGAAGGTCGtcgttttcaaagtaaaagtgtttgttgtggatgaaaaaaaataaaggtcagtttactgaaaaaatatatatattcaacAACTGAAATAGAAAAGTACTGATATAAAATCTGGTAATTcactagctgtgtttccatcacacacacatgcgcaaaACTTGATCCAAATTCTAgaaattttgagaaaaaaaaacacaatttcactgTTTCTATTAAATCCTAATGATGCAAATAACCACAAACCAAcaaagtcattcagaaacaaccaacactttgattgacagcaggtCCAGTCAAGTTTCTGCCCCGCCTCTCAcgtcatcatcatctatcaaaggagacgtcggcgtcttcttcaagccgtggagcggcgagctaCTTCCACGTGGGTGGGGCTACGGATGAAACCATtctgggaaatggtggttggtgattttccagacgagctgtggatccaacaattccacacgaCACGCTCAACTTCTGATGAGCcgtgtgacgctgtgggacctctggtggcgccgccgtgcagcgcccaaggccgccagttcctaccaagatgCTCATCGCCGtccggttgttggtcatgtgactcattttAACAGAAATAATGTTTCGCTGCAGTTTTGGGAAATCTGTCTTTTGggaaaccacctcctccaagcgccAACACCTTTTTTGggataaatgcacattttttccctAAAATCGTCGTGTTTCCATTAACAGAATTCatcacaaatccaatttgcacaatttcatagtctatggaaacgcagctactgaCGTGATGTCATGTGACTGCAGACAAATCATACCAGAACACGCctgtctcagctctgaagatgACCCACCTCTCCCTTTTCTTCTCACAgctttcctcttcctcctccttatCCTCATCCTCTCCTCCCTCGGTGTGGAATTCCTCCCCCTTTCCTCCagctttctcctcctcctcctcctcttcgtcgTCAGAACCGGAGGAGCTGCTGTCCTCCGAGCTGGACTCGTCACTCGACGTAGTTTCATACCTGAACCAGAAGAGGGCAGCAGATTCAGGAAACTCAGGAGAGGCTGCAGCAGGTCAAAACACCCAGCATGTTCTGGACCTCACCCTCCGTTCACGCCCACAAACTGCAGGTTCTTCTTGGTTCCGTTGGACTCGGGTCGGCCGTCTTTCTTCTTCATAATAGATTTGAGCGTGCTCTGATCAGACGGCTGTCCTGCAAACacagagagcatcatgaagcaGACAAACGGACCTCAGCCGTGACAGAGAGGTCCACTCAGAACCGGCGCTGGGCGGGGCTCAGTTCTGCAGTCTGACTGGAAAACGGGTTTCATTTTTATACAAATTTTGGTAGGTTTTAAATGTGtgaaattttttacattttcttcccGTCATCTTCAATAAATTGAGGTTTAATGTTGTCCCCCAAGAcagggggggcggggtcaaCAAacgggccactcagtccagttccatAAAAATGAGCAGAACAGTGGAATCAAACCCGCAGCAACTTTGCTTTCTGTACCGTGCAGCGCCGTGGACATCTGCAGGTCCATGCACCTCTTCTGCTCAGCAGCACTAATCTGCTGCTGTGGTGAAGCGTCCGCCGCCGTTTGGACCGCCGATGGATCCGTCTGAAGGGCGGACAGGAGCAGAGCGCCCTCTAGAGGAGGAAAGGCAGAGGACAGACGGTTGAACCTCATTTTGGGTCGTTTGCTTTGATGTTTGAGTCTAAAAACGCCTGAAAAACAGATTCTGATCTTTTGATTTCATCAAGTTAATGCTAACCTGCTTTAGGAAACCcccagccccccctcccccagcccTAAAGGACATTTTCACGATTCGTCTTACTGCACCTCTGAGGGGAAATTTGACCCCTGACACGAACTCAAAAACCCACCAAAAGGTACAAACACCCATCAGCCGGGGCAAAGGCCTGTTGGTTCTAACAGCGTTAGCGTGATGACCTCACAAAGTGGCGTTAACCTGTTGCTAGCACATGTTTTACTGAAATGATGTCAGGATCTGGACCTCCCAGAACCGTCAGGAACTCTTAACGTCACGTTTAGAAGCAGGAGGCCCGTTGTTCTGCTCAGTCGTCTCCGTCTCTCTGCGGTTTTCTGCTGGAAGCTTCGCTCTCAGACTCTGGCTTAGAGGAACGCCAGCAGATTTAGGAGGAGCCGTTTTTTACTCTCACGCCGTCCCGAGCGTTCCCTCCAACCCCCTCATGCCAGACGTCCCACTGTGTCCACAACAGGACAGTGTTGTGACAGACAACAGGCGCGGTTTCAAACCAGCACTGATCCCACAAAGGAGAGGAGGGCTGGACGCTCCACATTCATTCCCCTGAAGGCCTCttatgcagcagcagcaggtagaTGTTCATGCAGACCAGAGGCTGCTGGTGCAACGCCTCCAAACACAAATGAGCTTAGTGCTGGTTCCTGCGCAGACGGGGTCAGAGATTATCCATGAAGCTCCGCCCTCAACCACGAAGAGCATCACAGCAGGACGTTGCACACATGAGCGGAGGGACTCAAACACGACGCACGCCCATTTTTTCATGCTAAAAGATGAAGTAACcaccagtttttagtacttttctTCTACAACtatcatcatttttttcagttttcacgTTGGGTCTCGGTTCTCATGAGGTTCCTGGAGAACAGGACGTTGCCTCACCTGGTGTGGGATCCGCCTGCAGCTTCCGGATGTCCTCGGCGCTGCCGTACTTCATGACAGAGTTGATGGAGGACAGCGTGCTGACCAGCTGGCTGTTCAGAGACCCGAGCTGCGACTGCGGCTGCCCGAAGGCGTCCGCCAGCTCGCTGTAGTTCTCCGCCAGCAGcatctgctgctcctgcagcagcttctgcaCCCTTTCTATGTAATGGTCCAGCCCCACGGCGGCAGCGAGCGGCGCCGCGGCCTCGCTCTGCGACAGCTCCACGGAGGAGGCGGGGCCACACGCGATGCTCCTGGTCTTCAAACCGATCAGGAAGTTGTCCCTGACGCTCAGCGGCCCCACCCCACACTCTTTGGTTTTAGCAGAGGCGGGTTTTGCCGGAGCGTCTGTGATGGTTCCCACGGCGACTGAGCGCATTTTGGCGCCGCTGAGAGCGTCTTTGACGAGTCCCTCCCCCACAGCTACAGTCCTGGTCTCGGTCGGGGGGGTGTTGGTGTGTCTGTTGCAGGTGGACAGGTGCATGTGCGTGGAGGAGTCCGTCAGAGCCGGCGTGTTGGTGTTGGTGGACTTGGCGGCCACCTGGGTCTCTGTGTTGGTCTGCTGAGTCGCTGACAGCGGGGCGGCCATGACGGCGGAGTCCGTCCTCCTGACGGCATCGGCCTCAGTTCCTCGCGACACAAACGTCTTCGCAGGAACCTCCACTGAACCGTCCCCACA contains the following coding sequences:
- the kank1 gene encoding KN motif and ankyrin repeat domain-containing protein 1, which produces MAQAAQVKGSSPGTVGGGEEKDSYYVETPYGYQLDLDFLKYVEDIERGNTIKKLSIQRKPKVARTPPAPRASAQAEWTSTDSLSSSNSDDKQSPIPFPPRPQDAAPLTCEAPVQQLPSGATEQRLLPPPSPRFAPRHNPQVEKTLMETRRRLEQERLLLQPHTEVLMPRRRLASFGGVGSSSSLSSYSGSVGPSQVSPSAHHPLPTNGHLPNGDYGTYFPPSVGSSIRHSPLSSGVATPITNVSPLHLQQIREQMVVALRRLKELEEQVKTIPVLQVKIAVLQEEKRQLAAQSKSPGPAGFRKRSFSVGSAAQMENPAAYKEAELHIMEPEAQEQSAQQLEELRRLTAEVQALEKTTKNNRWTDGTPPRSQQGAVGVATDKSAKDLPDTPQSTFRDVGVSTERLQTQSLSVGVTEAMLGVTSEAEKEIELQQQTIDALKDKIYRLEVQLKETTHQTEMAKLKLELQAAGGSTKKRADKGLMVRPEVYSVSVEAKVQLHSRGVGGDLEPARDPDPRAVGGACLPSMQTVSAGPETPMDQWVVRRRPPVHDKCVGREVETCHQLVGAEQSVCEVGVNTEADPGGRTWAESRSVGCGDGSVEVPAKTFVSRGTEADAVRRTDSAVMAAPLSATQQTNTETQVAAKSTNTNTPALTDSSTHMHLSTCNRHTNTPPTETRTVAVGEGLVKDALSGAKMRSVAVGTITDAPAKPASAKTKECGVGPLSVRDNFLIGLKTRSIACGPASSVELSQSEAAAPLAAAVGLDHYIERVQKLLQEQQMLLAENYSELADAFGQPQSQLGSLNSQLVSTLSSINSVMKYGSAEDIRKLQADPTPEGALLLSALQTDPSAVQTAADASPQQQISAAEQKRCMDLQMSTALHGQPSDQSTLKSIMKKKDGRPESNGTKKNLQFVGVNGGYETTSSDESSSEDSSSSGSDDEEEEEEEKAGGKGEEFHTEGGEDEDKEEEEESCEKKRESYELSEKMAVACGVLKAHLDDPNAVSGKDLRACINTLQHEWFRVSSQKAALAAMVDDYLRRFEAVSPAVLRYIVNMADGNGNTALHYSVSHSNFQVVKTLLDADVCNVNQQNKAGYTPIMLAALAAVETPKDMSVVEELFGKGDVNARASQAGQTGLMLAVSHGRMDMVRALLAHGADVNVQDDEGSTALMCASEHGHVEIVKLLLAQPGCDATLSDGDGSSALSIALEAGHKDIAVLLYAHVNFSKAQSPGTPRLSRKASPSPTRRSVFD